A window of Nocardia arthritidis genomic DNA:
CTGCCGGTGGTGAACCTCGCCGAGATCGGCATCGTCATCGCGGTCGGCGTGCTGATCGACACCCTGATCGTGCGTTCCGTCCTGGTCACCGCGCTTGCGCTCGATATCGGCGACCGGATCTGGTGGCCGAGCGCGCTATCGCGCCGCAAATCCGAGCCCACGCCCGAGCCGGAAATCAGCCTCACCACGTAACGCGCCCGCCGACCTGCGCCGAATTCGGCGATCAGCGGGCTACCTTGTGGCCGTTCGGTTATTCCACGCGTTTCGGAAGGAGTGTGTGTCATGACCAGTCCCGGCCCCGTGCGGACCGGCCCGGTGCTCAACGATATGACGATCTTCGCTGGCGTCCTCATCCTCATCACCGGGATACTGCATTTGCTCACCGCGATCGCGGCCATCGCCAAACGCGATATTTTCGTGGTGACCGAGGATCAGGTATTCCTGCTCAATGTGTCGACCTGGGGTTGGGTGCACCTGGTAATCGCGGTGCTGGTGATCGTCGCGGGCGTCGGCATCGTCACCGGGAAGTCGTGGGGTTATCTCGCCGGCATCGTGATGGCCGCGGTCAGCATCCTGGACAACTTCGTTTTCGCGCCGATCTACCCGTTCTGGGCCCTGGTCATGATCGCCATCGACATCCTGGTGATCTGGGCGCTGGCCCGGCAGATCGCCGCCGAATAGTACGAATTCCCCTGTGGTGCGGCGGTATTCGCCGGTGCCCGGTCGCCGGGCACCGGCGCGGCCGTTCATTCCGGCATGGTCGCGGCGATCGCGGCCTCCGCGTCCGGCCAGGTCGGCACGTGCACCACCCAGTCCGGTATCGGCGAATCCTGCGCCCCGAACAGGTAGCGGTGCGGCACCAGATCCCGCAGCGCGCGGTGCACGTCCAGCCGGTCATCGATCATGTGGGTGATGCCGAGTTCGGCGCAGTGGATCGCCTTGTCCGCGCGGGCCCGGCAGAAGCGCAGATTCTCCCGCCGCACCCCGGTGCGCGCGTAGAAATCGTTGTGGTCCAGCCATTGTCGCGTGCGCTCCTCGATACGGGGACCGCATTTGGAGATCACCCATGCGCGGCCGCCGAAGCGCAGGACCAGCCGGGGTAACACCTCGAAAGCATTGGGACTCGGCGGTGTTCGCATCGCCTCGGCGACGCCGCCGGAAAGAAATACCGTATCGGCGTCACCCGTCGGCAACGCCGCCCCCTGAATCACCCGGCCGAAATCGATGCCGAGCCGTGGTTGTCGTTCCTTGTTCATACGCTGTCCAGCGTGGCGGAGCGGCGCCGAATACGCCAGCGTTTATCCATTTTCCCGAAACAGTTACCTGTCAGCAAACAGGCGCGTATCATTACATCCGCTCGCGTACCAGACAGCCGGCCCGCGGCCGGAACCGATTCCTCCCCGATTGATCAGGTGGTTCGGATGGCTCAACAACCACGCTCGATGAGCACGCGCATCACCACACTCCTACTGCTCCGCCACGACATCGCCGACGACGACCGGGTCGGCGCGTACGCGCCGGATTGCGATCCCGACCACGATCCAGCGGATTTCGCAAAACCCTCGCCGGAGAAGCGAATCGGCGTGGGCGACCGTCCATGAGTGCGATTTGCCGCCCAATTGCGGATCGCGAATAATTTTCCGACTTCACCGGAAAATTGATAGCTATAGGTTAGCCTCTGGCATGACCAAAATACTGGCCTGCACCGCACCGGCCAAAGGGCATCTGTACCCGATCACCCCGGTGCTTGCCGAGCTGGTACTGCGCGGAAACGACGTCACCGTGCTGACCCTCCCCGGCAGCGAAGATGCCATGAGCCCGTTGGGAATTCAGGTCATGGACCTACCGTCCGAACTAGCCGGCGATGGCCCGCGCGACTGGGGAAGGCGATCCAAGATCGCGTCGCTGCGGGCCGCGATGCGCGCGCTCACCGCGCGCATCCCCGACGAGATCGAGGCGATCCGGTCGGCCATCGTCGCGACCCGCCCCGATGCGGTACTCGTCGACACCACCACCCTCGGCGCCCAGATCTACACGGCCGCAAGCGGATTGCCGTGGGCCGCATTCGCGCCGAAGCTGCTGCCGCTGCCGTCACGGGATGCACCGCCGTTCGGGCCCGGCCTCTTCCCGAAAGCGGGGCCGCTCGGCCGGATCCGCGACAGCACCGTGCAGTGGGCGCTGACCCGGCGCTGGGACGAGGTGCTGCCGCAGCTCAACCACATGCGCCAGTACTACGGACTGGACGTGCTGGCACACTCCGCCGATTACCTACGCCAGCCACCGCTGCTGCTGAACCTCACCGCGCCGCCCTTCGACGACCTACGCACCGACTGGCCCGCCTCGGTCCACCAGATCGGCCCCGGCCTGTGGTCGCCGAACGCCGAATATCCGGACTGGCTCGATAAGATCGACCGCCCGATCGCACTCGTCACCTGTTCGACCGAGTTCCAGGACGACGGACGCCTGGCCCAGGTCGCGATGGACGCGCTGGCCGACAGCGATCTGTACACCGTCGTCACCTCCGGCGCCATCGACCCGGAATTCTTCGCCGCGCCGCGCAATGCCAGGGTGGAAACCTTTCTCCCGCATCACCTGCTGCTCGATCGCGCGGCGGTGGTGATCACCCACGGCGGTATGGGCATCGTCCAAAAGGCTTTGGCGGCAGGCGTTCCCGCGTGCGTCGTACCATTCGGCCGCAGCCAGTCCGAGGTCGCGCGCCGGGTGGTCGGCAATGCGGCGGGCAGTTGGGTGCCGAAGAAGCGGCTGAACATCGCCAACCTGCGCGCCGGAATCGATGCGGCGCTGGCGTGCCGAGCGGGCGCGGCGCGGGTCGCGGCCGGATTCGCCGCGGCGGGCGGGCCTGCGCACGGAGCCGACCTGCTGGAACAGCATTTCGCCCGCACGCTGCCCGCACAGCGTGATCGGACGACGCCGAGCCCGGCCAAGCACACCGAGCGCCCCAGGGCCGCGGCCACTCCGATCATCGAGCCGGAGCCGAGCACCGCGCTGTCCGACGCCGACCTCACCGATCGCGGCTGTTGACAAGTTGCCCGCGCGCCGGTGAATCGGAACAGTGAAGCCCGGCGTGACGGTCCGAGCGAATGCTCCAATTGGCCTCGGCGCCGCGGCGAGAACCGTCGCGACCATGTCCGGAATATTTCGAAGGAGACACCCGTGCGCTTCGGCATCTTCATCCCGCAAGGCTGGCGACTGGATCTGGTCGGCATCGACCCGGCGGCGCAGTGGGCGGTAATGCGCGACCTGGCCCGGCGCGCCGACGCCGACGACACCTGGGAATCGCTGTGGGTGTACGACCACTTCCACACCGTCCCGGTGCCGACCGATGAGGCCACCCATGAGGCATGGACGCTGATGTCGGCCTTCGCGGCCAGCACGTCGCGGATCCGCCTCGGCCAGATGTGCACCGCGATGAGCTACCGCAATCCGGCCTACCTGGCAAAGGTCGCCGCGACCGTGGACCTGATCTCCGGCGGCCGGGTCGAGATGGGGATCGGCGGCGGCTGGTACGAACAGGAATGGCGCGCATACGGTTACGGATTCCCGCCGCCGGGTGAGCGGCTGGGCCGACTCGACGAGGGCGTGCGGATCTTCCGGCAGGCCTGGACCGAGGGCAAGGCGACCCTGGACGGGAAGTACTACCAGGTGGACGGCGCGATCGTGCGGCCACTGCCGTTGCAGGAGAACGGGATTCCGCTGTGGATCGCGGGCGGTGGCGAGAAGAAGACGCTGCGCATCGCCGCCAAGTACGCCGACTACACGAACTTCGTCGGCGACCCGGAGGGTTTCGCGCACAAGTCCGGACTGCTGCGCGAGCACTGCGCCGAAGTCGGCACCGATTTCGACGCGATCGTCCGCTCCGCGAACTACAACGCGATCATCGGCACCACCGAGGCCGAGGTGCGGGACCGCCTGAAGGCGTGGGCGTCGCGCATCGCCCCCTACGTCGGCGGCATCGAGCAGGCGACCAGCCACATCGACGACGTGACCCGCGGCGGCGCCGCCATCGGCACCCCCGAACAGATCGTCGAAAACCTCACCAAGGTCAAGGACCTCGGCCTCGCCTACACCATCCTCAACTTCCCCGAATCCGCCTACGACACCTCCGGCATCGACCTCTTCACCCGCGAAGTAGCACCAGCGCTGCGCTGATCGCGCGGTCAACTTGCCATCTCTTCTGAAAAAGTTCAGAATTGAGGGCATGGCTACCGAGGTTCAGTGGAGCGAGCTGCAGCGCGACCCCAAAGCGGTCGCGAAACTCGCCGATCAAGGCGCTGTCCGAGTGCGTCGCCGGGACGGGGCGCCGCTGATTCTCGTCCGCGAGGACGCGGCACAGAACGAATCGGAGGGGGCGATCATCGCGGCGCGTGCGGTGCGAAGTGCAGTACGGCATCTGCCGCATGACGCTGTGATCAGTGTGTTGGTCGACGAGTTCCCTTGGGTCGACCTGCTTCCCGAGAAGGCTCGGGCGGAATTCGTCACCGATTTCGCTCGGGCCTTCCACGCATCGGCCGAACTCGGGCAGTGGTCGATCTTCATGCAGACGATCCGTGAATGGCACAGCACCGCATTGGTTTACGCGGATCCGGAGCTGGCGCGAGCGCTGACACAACCGACCGAGGGCGACTTCGGCCCGGTCCCGAGCCCGATGGGGGAATGACTTGGCATCGAAACGTGGTGATCGGGTCGCACCACCGAGGCGGCCAGGCATGTGGGAGGCACGTTTCGGGACGACCGAAGCCGCAAAAGGTTGGGAAGATCTATGCCGGGCCGCGCAGTCGAACACCTGGGAAGCATGGATCTCACTCACGGAGCGGCCGACAACCCCGGAGAACCCGGCGCGCCAACATCGGCTCAGGAATGAGCTCAGCACCCATGTGATGAACGGCAAGGTTCTCCCGCTATGGCAATACGAGGTGACGGGAGCGGGCCGCATCTGGTACTGCCCCGATTCCGATCGGCAAATTGTCTGGATCGTTCGGGCGAGCGTCGGCCACCCGAAGCAAACCGAATGACGCGGCCGCGGACCATACGCACCGGTGCTGCGCTGACACTGACGGCCGATACGCTGTCGGCATGAACACTTCGCGCGAGGGGAGTCGCGCTGACAGCGTTCGGTCCGTTGGTGGTGGGTTCGAGCGCGCTGCGGACGGGACGCTGCGGTATGTCGATCGGACGGTCAAGGGCGAGAAGAAGGATGAGTTGCCGCTTGTTGGGCGGCGATCGGCGATCCAGGACGGGGACGAGTCGTCGGGGGTTGCGGTGTGGGTGGCGTTCACCATCGATCTGCTGCTGCATATCGGTGTCGGCGTTGGAGTTTGGTTCGCGCTCGCCCGCCACGGCGATATGCGGCAACCCATTCCGATCGCGGTCGCCGCCGCGATCGGGGTGTCGTTCGTGCACCGGACCGTTATCCAGCGGCTGGTCCGCACCACCCTCGGCAAATCACTGTTCGGTCTGCGCCTCTACCGGGTGGACGGCAGCTATCCGAGCCTGTGGTTCCTCGTCCGCAGCTGGTTCCGGGGTGCGTTCATGACCGTCATCGTGCCATTGCAGTTGCCGACCTGGCCATGAACGCACTCGGACTCACAGCATGCAGCTGACGCAACCCTCGACTTCGGTTCCCTCCAGGGCCATTTGGCGCAGCCGGATGTAGTAGAGGGTTTTGATGCCCTTGCGCCAGGCGTAGATCTGGGCCCGGTTCAGGTCGCGGGTGGTCGCGGTGTCCTTGAAGAAGAGGGTCAGCGACAGGCCCTGGTCCACGTGCTGGGTGGCCGCGGCGTAGGTGTCGATGATCTTCTCGTAGCCGATCTCGTAGGCGTCCTCGTAGTACTCGAGGTTGTCGTTGTCCATGTAGGGCGCCGGGTAGTAGACGCGGCCGATCTTGCCTTCCTTGCGGATCTCGATCTTCGACGCCACCGGGTGGATGGAGCTGGTGGAGTGGTTGATGTAGGAGATCGAGCCGGTGGGCGGCACCGCCTGCAGGTTCTGGTTGTAGATGCCGTGCTCCATCACCGACGCCTTCAGGTCGCGCCAGTCGTCCTGGGTCGGGATGTGCACGCCCGCGTCATCGAACAACTGGCGAACCCGCTCCGTCTTCGGCTCCCACACCTGTTCGGTGTACTTGTCGAAGTACTCGCCGCTGGCGTACTTGGATTCCGGGAAGCCGCCGAAGTGGGCGCCGCGCTCGATCGCGATCCGGTTCGACGCCCGAAGCGCGTGGTAGACAACGGTATAGAAGTAGATGTTGGTGAAATCGATACCCTCTTCGGACCCGTAGTGGATCCGCTCGCGGGCCAGATAGCCGTGCAGGTTCATCTGCCCCAGGCCGATGGCGTGCGAGGAGTTGTTGCCCTGTTCGATCGACGGCACCGAGTAGATGTGGGTCTGATCCGACACCGCGGTGAGCGCGCGGATGGCCACCTCGATGGTCTGCGCGAAGTTCGGCGAATCCATCGTCTTGGCGATGTTCAGCGAACCGAGGTTGCACGAAATGTCCTTGCCCACCTTCGAGTAGGACAGATCGTCGTTGAACTCCGACGGCGTCGAAACCTGCAGGATCTCCGAGCACAGGTTCGAGTGGGTGATCTTGCCCGCGATCGGGTTGGCCCGGTTCACCGTGTCCTCGAACATGATGTACGGGTAGCCGGATTCGAACTGCAGCTCGGCGATGGTCTGGAAGAACTCGCGCGCCTTGATCTTCGACTTGCGAATCCGCTTGTCGTCCACCATCTCGTAGTACTTCTCGGTGACATCGATATCGGCGAACGGCTTGCCGTAGATGCGTTCCACGTCGTACGGCGAGAACAGGTACATGTCCTCGTTCTTCTTCGCCAGTTCGAAGGTGATGTCCGGAATCACCACGCCGAGGGACAGCGTCTTGATGCGGATCTTCTCGTCCGCGTTCTCCCGCTTGGTGTCCAGGAAGCGGTAGATGTCGGGGTGGTGCGCGTGTAGGTAGACCGCGCCCGCGCCCTGCCGCGCGCCGAGCTGGTTGGCGTAGGAGAACGAATCCTCCAGCAGCTTCATGATCGGGATGACGCCGGAGCTCTGGTTCTCGATCTTCTTGATCGGTGCGCCCGCCTCGCGAATATTGCTGAGCAGCAACGCGACTCCGCCGCCGCGCTTGGACAGCTGCAGCGCGGAGTTGATCGAGCGCCCGATGGACTCCATATTGTCCTCGATGCGCAGCAGGAAGCAGGACACCGGCTCGCCGCGCTGCTTCTTGCCCGAGTTGAGGAAGGTCGGGGTGGCCGGCTGGAAGCGGCCCTCGATGATCTCGTCGACGAGTTCGCGCGCCAGCTGCTCGTCACCGGCGGCGAGGGTGAGCGCGACCATGCAGACGCGGTCCTCGAACCGCTCCAGGTAGCGCTTCCCGTCGAAGGTCTTCAGCGTGTAGGAGGTGTAGTACTTGAACGCGCCGAGGAAGGTGGGGAACCGGAACTTCTTGGCGTAGGCCTGCTGGAAGAGGGTTTTGATGAACTCCCTGCTGTACTGGTCGAGAACCTCTGCCTCGTAATAGTTCTCGTCGACCAGGTAGTCCAGCTTCTCGTCCAGATTGTGGAAGAAGACGGTGTTCTGGTTGACGTGCTGCAGGAAGTACTGACGCGCGGCGGCGACATCCTTGTCGAACTGGATCTCACCGTTCGGCCCGTACAGGTTCAGCATCGCGTTGAGCGCGTGGTAGTCCAGACCGTCGCCCAGCCCCGCGCCCCGAACCGGCGGACGCTCTACGCGAGCCGTTTTTCCTGCCGGTGCTGTCGTTGTTGTTGCCAAAACAATCCCAATCCCTCTCGGACGCGAGCGACGTCCTCGGCGGTTCCCATGAGTTCGAAGCGATACAGGTACGGCACCCCGCATTTGCGCGAGATGACCTCGCCCGCATAGCAATACGTATCGCCGAAGTTCGTGTTGCCCGCCGCGATGACGCCGCGCAGCAGTGCGCGGTTGTGCGGATCGTTGAGGAACTTGGCGACCTGGCGCGGTACGAATTCCTTATCGGATCGGTTGCCCCCCAGAACGTGCCGACCGCCCCCGTAAGTCGGGACGATCAGCACGTAGGGTTCGTCGACGCGCAGCGAATCGGCGGTGTGCAGTGGTATGCGAGTCGCCGGGAGTCCCAGCTTCTCGACGAAGCGATGCGTGTTCTCCGAGGCGCTGGAGAAGTAGACCAGTGCGTTCTCGGGCACGGGACACCTCCCCTTTTCGATCGTCACATCGGATGAACCGGAGCTGCGATCAGGCCGCGACGGCGGCGAGGGCCTTGATGCGGTCGGGCCGGAAGCCGGACCAGTGGTCGTCACCGGCGACGACGACCGGGGCCTGCAGGTAACCGAGGGCCATGACGTAGTCGCGGGCCTCGTCGTTCTCGGAGATGTCGATGACCTGGTAGTCCACCCCGACCTTGTCGAGGGCCTTGTAGGTGGCATTGCACTGGACGCAAGCGGGCTTGGTGTACACGGTGATGGTCATTGATGTCCCTCTCTCCCTATGCCTGATCCACAGCCTGTGATCCGTAAGTGCATGATCCGACGTACGCTGCGCAAACTCCTGGATCCGGTTCGGAAGTCCCTGATCAGCCGCTGAACGCGGGTAGGTCTCGTGCCGTGCTCCAGTACCGAAGACACTACACCTAGTGGCCGACAGATTCATACAACACGACATGTTGCGAGTCACAACGATGAAATTCCCTAGCGGTAAGTACCTGGACGCTCGATACGCAACTCGACACAGCAGTGGCGCAGATCACAATTTCGTGACGTAGCTCTTTCCCAGCAAACCCAATGATCGCCATTCGCACCACCCATCTCGCAGACCACGTTGATCACCTCGGGTCACAAATCCGGCACATACGAAAAGAGGGCCGCCTCCGGTCCGAACGGAACGGAGACGACCCTCGACGGCCAGGACTCAGGCGGCCACGGCGACCCGATCCCGCTCGATCAGCGCAACGAGCGCGTCGATCAGTTCAGCGATCAGGCCACGGCTGAACTCGTCGGTCAGCGCGCCCTGCGCGTCGAAGCGCTCACCATTCAGCCCCACGTGCACCTCGGGCTTGGTGACCACCTTCGAGTCCAGCCAGTGGAAGACGTCGCGCAGGTGGTTCTGCGCGCGCACCGTGCCGAACTGGCTCATCGACGCGCCCATGATGGCGACCGGCTTGGCGGTCAGGAAGGACTCGCCGTACGGCCGGGAGGCCCAGTCGAGCAGATTCTTCAACGCACCGGGAATGCTGTAGTTGTATTCGGGCGAGGCGATGAGCACGCCGTCGGCGTCGCGGATCTTCTCGCGCAGTTCGACCACGGACGCGGGCGGTTCGGCCTCGAGATCCTGATCGAAGTAGGGCAGATCCCGGATGCCCTCGTAGATCTCGATCTCGATACCGGCGGGCGCGACCTCCTTGGCCGCACGCAGCAGCGCCGTGTTGGTGGAGCCGACGCGCAGCCCGCCGGAGATTGCGAGGATCTTGATCGACATGACTTCTCCTGTTGCTCTGGAGCGGTGTGGCTTTCGAGCCAGAACAACCGGACCACGGTCCGCTTTAATTCCGAAGGGAGGACGTCATCGCCGTGACGTCGATCACACCTGACGAGAATCCGGCGGCCATGCTGTCCGTCTCACCGATCGGGGTCGGTCCGGTCTTCAGCCCCGGCGCACCGCTGACCACCGCGGAACCCACCGAACGCAGCGATGCCGCGCGCAACCGGCGGCTGCTGCTCGACGCCGCCCAGGAACTGCTGCACCGGCACGGCGTCGACGCGCTCACCATGGACGCGCTGGCCAAACACGCCGGGGTCGGCAAGGGCACGATATTCCGCCGCTTCGGCAATCGAGCCGGATTGATGCATGCGCTGCTCGATCACTCGGACCAGAAATTCCAGGCCGCCTTCATGTTCGGGCCGCCACCGCTCGGTCCGGGTGCGCCGCCGGTGGAACGGCTCATCGCATTCGGCCGGGCCCGGCTGCGCGATATCGATATAGAGGGTGAGATCCACCGGGCCGCCGAGGTCGGCGAGGGCGCCGACCGCTATGCGGGAGCTCCGTACAACACCCTCAAGGCACATGTGATGATGCTGCTGCGCCAAACCGCGGCATCCGGCGAAATCCCGTTGCTCGCCGACACTTTGCTCGCGCCGCTGGACGCCCGGCTGGTGATGGCACAGCTGCACGGTGCGGGCTATTCGATCGACCGGATCGGCGACCAATGGGAGCTGCTGGTCCGGCGGATGGTGCCGGACCGCCAGCTAAAGTGACGGCCATGGGGTCCCTGCGTGAACAGATCATCGCCGAACTAGGCGTCCAGTCCGAGATCGTGCCGAAGCTGGAGGTGCGGCGCCGGGTCGACTTCCTGAAGGACTACCTGCGCGCCACTCCCGCAACGGGTTTCGTGCTCGGCATCAGCGGCGGCCAGGATTCCGCGCTCACCGGGCGGCTGTGTCAGCTCGCCGTCGAGGAACTGCGCGCCGATGGCGTCGACGCCACGTTCGTCGCGGTGCGGCTCCCCTACGGTGTGCAGGCCGACGAGGCCGACGCCCAGATCGCGCTGGAGTTCATCCGGCCCGACCGGTCCGTCGTCGTGAATGTCCGGCCCGGCGCCGACGCACTCGCCGCCGAGGTCGCCTCGGCGCTGGCGGGCGAGCGGCTGCGCGACTTCGTGCGCGGCAATATCAAGGCGCGCGAGCGGATGGTGATCCAGTACGCCATCGCCGGACAGGAGAACCTGCTGGTGGTGGGCACCGACCACGCCGCGGAGGCGGTCACCGGCTTCTTCACCAAATACGGCGACGGCGGCGTCGACCTCACCCCGCTCACCGGGCTCACCAAACGCCAGGGCGCCGCGCTGCTCCAGGAACTCGGCGCACCGGCCAGCATCTGGTCCAAGGTGCCGACCGCCGACCTCGAGGACGACCGCCCCGCCCTCCCCGACGAGGAGGCGCTCGGCCTGCGCTACGCCGAAATCGACGACTACCTCGAGGGCAAGGATGTCACGCCCGAGGTGGCCGCCAAGCTGGAGACGATCTTCCGCAACACCAGGCACAAGCGCACCGTCCCGGTCACCCCGCTCGACACCTGGTGGCGCGCTTAGGATTTCGAATCCGGCTCCTCGACGAGCCTGCGGTGCAGCTCCTTGGTCATCGCATGGATGGCGACGGTCAGCTCCGTATTGGTCTTCAGCTCCAACTCCTGCGCCTTGAAGTCGTGATCGGCCTTCACCTGCTGGAATTCGGCCTGCCGGTTCTGGCCGATCATGACGAAGGTGGACAGGAAGATCGCCTCCAGCGACACCACCAGCGTCAACGTCGGCCATGGGCTCTGTTCACACCAGATCATCCAGACCGCGAACAGCAACGCATGGATGTAGACGAACCACATGGATCCGGCGAACCGGGTGATCCAGTCGGCGATCCGCAGCTGAATGCTCGCCGCGCGCTTCGCCTCGAATTTCAGGATGGCCGGGTGGCGGATCACCCGTTCGATCGGGTCGGACATCGGAATCCTCACGTGGATGGGCGTTTCCGCGCCAGATGCTAGCCCCCGCACCCGGTTTTCGAACCGCACACCTGCTGTTTCATGTGTACGGTTCGAAGACGGGGTGCGGCACCGAATTACCTACCGACTCAAAGGCAAACGCGGCAGTGGACCATACGGACAGGCCGACCCTGGAGCGAACCGCCACCACCGCATGCCCACGCACGCCCGTGCCCAGCTGGGGCGATCCAGTCGTCGTAGCGGCGCAACCAGAAACCCGACGCACCGATCCGTCGGAACCGGCCGTCCTACCCGCCCGCAAATGGCGGCAGCACGTCCACCCGCGGGGTCAGCGCCACCGAAACATCCCGCGTGAGCTCATCCCCCACCAGGAATGCGCAGACCTTCAGCATGGGCTCGAGTTCTGTCCCATACGAGGCCGACAGCGCCGTCCGCAGGTCGGCCACCGTCGCGCCCGGCGGAAGATCCAGCACCTCGGAACTCTTGCCGACCGCGTCGGCGATCGCGGCGAAGTAGCGGACCTCAACCACCGATGGCTCCCATCGTCCGTTCCGGCGGCACGAAATCCGCCGCGTCGATACCGTGGCCCGCCCACTTGTGCCACATGGCGCCGCGCCAGATGGTGGCGATCTCGGCGTCGTCGGCGCCGGAGCGCAGTGCCTGACGCAGATCGTATTCCTGGTCGCTGAACAGGCACGAGCGCAGCATGCCGTCGGCGGTGAGCCGGGTGCGATCGCAGGTTTCGCAGAATTTGCGGGTGACCGAGGCGATGATGCCGACGCTCGCCGGGCCCGCGCCGATCCGCCATTTCTCGGCGGGCGCGGCCGGATCCGACCGTCCGATCGGGCTGAGGGTGAAGCGTGCGCCGAGCACCTCGAGCAGTTCGGCGGCGGTGACCATATTGGCCCGCGCCCACTCGTGGTCGGCGTCGAGCGGCATCTCCTCGATGAACCGCAGTTCACAGCCCTCGTCCAGGCACCACTGCAACAGATCCGGTGCGCCGGAAAGGGTTTCGCGCATGAGCACGGCATTGACCTTGACCGGGGCCAGCCCGGCGTCGCGGGCGGCGCGGATGCCGGCGAGCACCGACTCGAGGCGATCGCGGCGGGTCAGCCTGGCGAAACCGGCGCGGTCGACGGTGTCGAGGGAGATATTGACCCGGCTCAGCCCGGCGGCGGCGAGCGCCCGCGCCCGATGCCGCAGGCCCACCGCGTTGGTGGTCATGGCCAGCGGAATGTCGGGGACGGCGGCGTGGCAGCCGGCGATGATCTGTTCGAGGTCGCGGCGCATCAGCGGCTCACCGCCGGTGAACCGGACCTCCCGGACCCCGAGATCGCGCACCGCGAGGGTGACCAGCCGGACGATCTCGTCGGCGGTGAGCAGCTCGTGGCGGGGGATTTCCGGCAGCCCCTCCTCCGGCATGCAGTAGGTGCAGCGCAGCGAACACTTTTCGGTGATGGACACCCGCAGATCGCGGGCGATGCGCCCGAAGCGATCGAGCAGTACCGGTGTGTCGGGACGTCCATCGAGTGCGGGGCGCCCGGATCGCACGGCGGGAATCCCTATGTCGACC
This region includes:
- the moaA gene encoding GTP 3',8-cyclase MoaA, coding for MTLVDIGIPAVRSGRPALDGRPDTPVLLDRFGRIARDLRVSITEKCSLRCTYCMPEEGLPEIPRHELLTADEIVRLVTLAVRDLGVREVRFTGGEPLMRRDLEQIIAGCHAAVPDIPLAMTTNAVGLRHRARALAAAGLSRVNISLDTVDRAGFARLTRRDRLESVLAGIRAARDAGLAPVKVNAVLMRETLSGAPDLLQWCLDEGCELRFIEEMPLDADHEWARANMVTAAELLEVLGARFTLSPIGRSDPAAPAEKWRIGAGPASVGIIASVTRKFCETCDRTRLTADGMLRSCLFSDQEYDLRQALRSGADDAEIATIWRGAMWHKWAGHGIDAADFVPPERTMGAIGG
- a CDS encoding MoaD/ThiS family protein, which codes for MVEVRYFAAIADAVGKSSEVLDLPPGATVADLRTALSASYGTELEPMLKVCAFLVGDELTRDVSVALTPRVDVLPPFAGG
- the nadE gene encoding ammonia-dependent NAD(+) synthetase, with amino-acid sequence MGSLREQIIAELGVQSEIVPKLEVRRRVDFLKDYLRATPATGFVLGISGGQDSALTGRLCQLAVEELRADGVDATFVAVRLPYGVQADEADAQIALEFIRPDRSVVVNVRPGADALAAEVASALAGERLRDFVRGNIKARERMVIQYAIAGQENLLVVGTDHAAEAVTGFFTKYGDGGVDLTPLTGLTKRQGAALLQELGAPASIWSKVPTADLEDDRPALPDEEALGLRYAEIDDYLEGKDVTPEVAAKLETIFRNTRHKRTVPVTPLDTWWRA
- a CDS encoding DUF1003 domain-containing protein — translated: MSDPIERVIRHPAILKFEAKRAASIQLRIADWITRFAGSMWFVYIHALLFAVWMIWCEQSPWPTLTLVVSLEAIFLSTFVMIGQNRQAEFQQVKADHDFKAQELELKTNTELTVAIHAMTKELHRRLVEEPDSKS